The nucleotide window GGGAGACGGGGCCGCGCTTTTTGACGTGGCGCATGCGCCCCGGCAGAAGCGCGCGATGCGGAAGCTGCTGTGTCAGGTGTGCGGAGGACCGTCGGACGAGAACGAGCAGGGCCGGCTGTGGCTGTTGGAGGACTACAGGGGCGTGGACGGCTGGCCCGAGCGGGAGGTCACGGTGCATCCGCCGTTGTGTCTCACGTGCGTGCCGTTGGCCGCGCGGCTGTGCCCGCACCTGCGGGACAGGGCCGTCGCGGTCCGGGCCCGCCGCGTCTTTCTCGACGGCGTATACGGCACGGTCTATGCCAGCAGCCGTGGGCCTTTCCCCGTCCCGGTCGGGAAGGAGGTCGTGTTCCCTGACGACTGGCGCAGGAAGTGGACGGTTGGCGCGCAGCTGGCCGCCACCCTCATGGACGTCACGGTCTTCGACCTGGACGAGCTGGGGATGGGCCCGGCTGCACGAGAGGCGGCGAGCGCATGATGCCGCCCGGCGGTACGCCCGTCGTCTTAGAGGTCCTAACAGAAGTTGTTGATCAAGTGACTTTCGACTTGGGTGGTCGTTGGTCTAGTCGTGGGGAAACGTCAGTCGCGGCCGTGGATCGTGTCGGACGAACTGTGGTCGCTCATCGAGCCGTTACTGCCCGAGCCGGGGCCGAAGCTGGTGGCGGGCCGGCCGCGGGTGCCGGACCGACAAGCCCTGTGCGGGATCCTGTTCGTGCTGCACACGGGCATCCAGTGGGAGTACCTGCCCCAGGAACTGGGCTTCGGCTCGGGCATGACCTGCTGGCGGCGCCTGGCCGCATGGAACGAGGCCGGTGTGTGGGAGAAGCTGCACCTGGTGCTGCTGAAGAAGCTGCGGTCGGCGAAGCAGCTGGACTGGTCGAGGGCGGTGATCGACTCCTCCCACGTGCGGGCGGCCCGACGGGGCCCAAAAGCGGTCCCAGCCCGGTCGACCGCGCACGGCCGGGCAGCAAGCACCACGTCCTTGTCGACGGGCAGGGCATCCCGCTCGCGGTGTCGCTGACCGGCGGCAATCGCAATGACGTCACTCAGCTGATCCCGCTGCTGGACAAGATTCCACCCGTGGCCGGCGCGGTCGGGAGGCCGCGGAGACGGCCGGACATGCTCTTCGCGGACCGCGGCTACGACCACGACAAGTACCGGCGACTGCTGCGGAAACGCGGCATCCGGCCCGCGATCGCCGAACGGGGCCAGCCACATGGCTCCGGCCTGGGCATCTTCCGCTGGGTCGTCGAGCGCACCATCTCCTGGCTCCACGGCTTCCGTCGCCTGCGCATCCGCTGGGAACGACGCGACGACATCCATGAAGCCTTCCTCGGCCTCGCCACCTGTCTCATCACCCACCGACACGTCCAACGCCTTTGTTAGGACCTCTTAGAGGTTTCTGAACACTCCCCCTCGCGGGGCACGCTGTTACCGGCTGGCGGGCTCTTGGCGCTCGCCTCCGGTCCGTCGCTGGCGACCGGAACGACACGGGTCGTGCAGGCCGCGCCGGACGTGCTGGCCGAGTGGGTCCGGTTCGGCGGGGCATTGATCGTGACGGTCTGGCTCACCGGGGTGGTCATCACCAGAACGTCACACGGATCCCGCTGGCCGCAGCTGCTCGGGTTCGGCGTCGGCGGTGCGGTCTTCCTCTACACGACGACGCCGGCCTCGACCGCGCTCGCCCAGCACCTGGGTGACGCCGTGTACGGATGCGCCTTGGCGTGGCTGGCCGTCGAGGTGTGCCGCTCGCAAGGGGTTCGGCTGCGCCCAGGCTTTCCCGTCTCGGACACTGAGCAGCGGCGCCGGACGTGGATGGTCACCTCACTGTCGTATCTGATCTGCGTGGTCTCGGGCTTCCTGACCGCGCAGATCACGGCTGGCCTGTGGGCCCTCGGGGTCGACGACGCTCTCGTCGTGGGGCTGGAGCAGCGCTCCAGCATCGGTGTGGTGACGGTCGCGGACGGCGTTCTCGCGTTCGTCACGACGGTCGTCATCGAGGACGTCGTGATCGTGGCGGCGGTCGTCACCCTGCTCGCCGCTGGTCGCCGCCCGGCGTGGCAGATCTACGGCGTGGTCTGCCTCGTTGAGATCGCTCTCCACTCCTACATGGGCGCGGTCGCCCTCACGATCGCCTTGTACGCCGCGGGCCGCGTCTGGCTGTACCGGCGGTACGGGGGTGTCGTTCCTGTGGTGATCGGGCACTTCGTGTTCGACCTCACCGTCCTCGCCAACTGGCTGGCCGAAGCCCCCGTTCCACACATGCTGGCCGGGGGCCTCGCCGTCGCAGCGGTCTGCGGAGCCGCTCAGTTGCGGACGCCGCGCAGGGGAGGCGAGAGGTGATCCGGCGCATGGAGTCGAGGTGGGTCTTCGGCGACTGCCGGCTCGGGTGCCAGAGCACCGGCGTGCTGGTGACCTGGCTCGGCCCGGTGCAGTGGGACGGACAACACTCCCCGTTCATGACGTGCGGGCCGTGCCTCAGCCGCCTCCGGGCCCAGGCCGAGCAGTACTTCATCAAGCGGCAGCCAGCCGCCGCGTAGACGGCCGGCTGTCTTCGTCGCTGTCCCCTCCGGCAAAGACAGCCGGGACCCCACCAATACATCCGATAAGGACGGGTTTTCTTGAGCTCCATCCCACAGGCCCCGACGTCGGAGCCAGCGCGATGCCTGGCGACCGACGAGGTCATCACCGACGCTCTGCGCGGGCGGATCCTCCACGGTGCCTACGCCATCACAAGGCCGCTGCCCGACACGGCACGGCTTGCAGCCGAGTTCGGCCTGCCCAAGGAGGTGATCGCCACGGCGCTGCGGGCGCTCGCCAACGAGGGCACGGTGTGCGATGTGCCCGGTCAGGGGATGTTCGTCGCCCGGCTGCCCCGTCTTGAGTCTGCTGAGGCTGCAGCCGAGCGGGTGGAGACGATCCTGCGGACGCGGCTGGAGCACGGCGTGTACCCCGTCAGTACCTGGTTCCCGGCCCAGGCGAGGCTCCTCGACGAGTTCGGCGTGACCCTGTACGTCCTGCTCAACGTGATCGCCAAGCTCGTGGATGGCGGGCTCCTCAGCACAGTCACCTCCCGCGGCCGGATCGTCCTGGACCCGCAGGGCCCCAGACCCCGGCCTAAGGACACGAGGAGGCCGCCAAGGCGGAGCCGGAGCGGTACGTCCGCCGCGCGATCGAAGAGGGCACGTATCCCCTGCACTCACAGATTCCGTCGCGGCAGAGCCTCGGGGAGAAGTACGGGCTGACCGCCTACCAGGCGGGGTTGGCCCTGAAGCCCCTGGTGAGCCACCTGGAAGAGGAACCAGTGGACGAGTACGACGACGCCGCCGCGGAGGTGGCCCGGAACTGGAGCGAGCCCCAGCCGGTCTCCGGGACCGAGCCGGGAACGGGAGGGTCGACGGCGCCGCTGGTGCCGTATCTCGGGGTGACGTGGACGCTCGACGGCCGGGACCCGCGCACGCCCGCCGAGGCCCGTCACCGGGTCGCCGAGGGGTGCCGTCTGTGGCGTGTCCCGATGCTGGTTGCCGACGACCTCACGCTGATCGTGTCCGAACTCGCGACCAACGCGGTGACGCACACGAAGAGTTCCGAGATCGAGGTGAGCCTCTACCTCACCGGCGAGCAGGTCTGCGTGGTCGTGACCGACCAGAGCGCCTACCGGACGCTTTCGGCCCGGCAGGCCGGAGCGGACGCGGAGGGCGGCCGGGGGCTGGTGCTGGTCGAGGCCCTGGCGACCCGGTGGGAGAGCTTCCCCACGGCCTGCGGCACCGCCGTGCGGGCCCACATCGCCCTCCCCCCAGAACACCGCACAGCCCCCCACACCCCCGAGGACACTTTCGATGCACGCCGCTGACGACACGCTCGCGCTCTCTGCCGTGCATGCGGCGGGACCGGCCCGCATGCAGGGCGAATACCTGCGCTGGACCTGGCCCGTGGGCCCCGGGACGGAAGATCTGGTGCGCACCGTCACAGAGGCGTTCACCCACTGGGGTTTCACGCCGTCTGTCGCCGACCTCCTCGGTGATCTCGCGTGGGAGTTCGCCGGGAGCTTCCGGCGCAGCCCCTACGTGAAGGTCGCCGTCGGGTGGGCCGATCACCAGGCGATGGTCAGCGTGCGCAGTGCCGAGAGCCTCACGAGCGCCGAGTCTGCGATGAGCCTCCAGCCCCGTCCCTCGACCTGGGGCGTATGCGGATATGTAGGCGGCACGGACGCGTTCGCCGTCGTCCGACTCGCGCGGCGGATTCCCCGGATCGACTGACCCAGAGCTTCCCGCCCCCGCCTGGGCGGGCAGGCGGGACCCGCCGGGCGAGAGCCCGAGGGCCCCGCAGCGCCACCCGGTGCGGGCAGCCGGCCCGCACCACCACAAGGAAGAAGGAGAAGCCCATGGAAGCCAAGTCGCAGGCCGCCGCCAGGACCTCGACCACGCAGACGCCCGAGAACCTCGCCACCGAAGAGGTGGTCATCGCGGTCGACGTCGACGACGAGGAGTAGTCCTCACCGCTAGTTCTCACCTGGGCGCCCTTCTCCGGCCGACGGTGGCCGGGGAAGGGCGCCCGCCCTTTCGAGGAGGTTTCAGCAGTGATCCATGTATTTGCCGGGCCGACCCTGTCCCGGCCTGAGCCGTTACTGACAGCGCCCCAGGTACGGTCCCGGCCGCCGGTGCGGCACGGCGACCTGTTCCCCGAGTCGGTCCCCGACGGCGACACGGCGGTGATCATCGACGGGCTGTACCACCAGGCCCCCGCGCTGCGGCACAAGGAGATCATCGCGGCGATGGCCCGCGGGGTCCGGGTGATCGGGGCGGCGAGCATCGGCGCCCTGCGGGCGGCCGAACTCGCGCCGTACGGGATGCGCGGCATCGGCACCATCTACCGCGGGTACGCCGTCGGCGCCCTGTGCGGGGATGACGAGGTGGCGGTGGGGCAGGCCCCGGACGGCCAGGAGGAGTCACTGACGTGGCCGCTGGTCAACCTCAGGTACATCCTGAAGACGGCCACCGCACGCGGCATCGTCGGCCCGGAGCAGGCAGATGTGCTCCTGGAGGCCCTGCGGGAGGTCTACTACCCGCAGCGCACCCGGGCCGCGGTGCGGGCCGTGTCCCGCACCTGCGGCGAGGAGCAGTTCGACCGGTGGCTGACCGAACGCCGCCGGCGCAACCCGCACTTCGGTGACCTCAAGCGGGCCGAGGCACTCAGCGCGGTCCGGGCCGCCCTGCGCAGCCCGCACCGCGGGGCCCCTGCCGAGGAGCCGCCGGTATGGCGGACGGTGCACTTCCAGCGCTGGTCAAACACCTTCGCCCGCTCACGGGTTGACGGGCTAGACCTGGCCACCGAGGACCGGCTGATCTATCAACAGGCGTTCGCCCCGGAGTTCACGCGGACGTGGACGGCCTACCTCGAACACCGCTCGCTGCGTCCCCAGCACGGGCCGGGACTGCCGCTCGGCGCCCGGCTGCAGCAGGTCACCGGCCAGGGCGGGTCTCTCGCCGCGCATCAGGTGTTCCACCCGGCCATCGACCTACGCGACGAGGAGACCGTGGCCCTGCTGCTGGCCGAGGAGACACCCGAGGACCGCCAGGCGGTCGCCCGGTACGCCGAGGCCCTGAACCGGGTGCGCCGCAGTGTGGCGGGGTTCTCGACCGCGGCCGTGTGCGACGACCTCACCGGCCGCACGCTCCGGCAGATCTGGCGGTGCCCGGCCGGTGATTTCGACACCGTCGCGTCCGCGCGGGGACTGGTCAGCGGGGCCCGCGCCGTCGAGGCGGCGAAGCGGCTGATGCCCGGATTCATGGACGAGCGGACGGAGGCGGCCCGTTGAGGCGCGAGGACGACATGGCGGTCCTGCCGGGCACCCTGCGGGCCCGGGGCCCCGAGGAGACATGGCAGGCCCTGGCCCCCTATCTGCCGGGGTTCGGGATCACCCGCGTGGCCCGGCTGACCGGCCTGGACTGCATCGGAGTGCCGGTGTGGACAGCGATCCGGCCCGCCTCCCTGACCCTGACCACCTCCCAGGGCAAAGGCCTGACCGACGGCCTGGCGCGGCTGTCGGCGGTCATGGAGGCCATCGAGCTGTGGCACGTGGAGCAGCCCCTGCCCATCGCCGCGGCTGGCCCGGCCGCGGAAGTCGCCCCCGACTGCCCCGTCGCCGACCTGCCGCTGACCGTCCCCCACAGCGCGGATGTACTCGCCCGCATCGCGTGGGAGTGGACGCCCGGCACCCACCTGATCAGCGGCGAGCCGGCCGTGGTGCCGGTCGATCTGGTCCGCCGCCGCGCCCAGCGGCCCGAGTGGGCCCCTGATCTGCTGCGGGCGACCAGCACCGGCCTGGCGTGCGGCAGCACCCGCGACGAGGCGCTGTTGCACGCGCTGTACGAGGTCGTCGAGCGCGACGTGCTGTACCGGGACGGGTGGAGCGGCGGGCGGAACCGGATACTGATCGCCCCGCACACCGTCACCGACCCCGACGCCCGGGAGGTGATCAACCGGCTCCTCGACGCAGGGATGGGGCTGGAGTTCTTCCTCGTCGACGGGCCGTACGGGCTTCCGGTGTGCGTGGCCTACCTGTGGTCGGAGGACCACCCGCAGGTGTTCGCCGGCGGCGGCTGCCACGCCCGCCCCGGCATCGCGGCCACCCGCGCCCTGACCGAGGCCGCCCAGTCCCGCGCGGCCGTCATCGCCGGCACCCGCGACGACCTGCCCAGCGACAGCCCCGATTTCGGCAGCCTGCCGCACCGGCCGGCCACAGCACGCTCGGCGATGCCGTGGCCGCAGGCGACAGCCCACTTCCCGTCGCCCCTAGGCGGGTTCACCGGCCACATCGGGGAGGTGGCCGAGCGGATCGAGATCGTCACCGGGCACGACCCGGTGGTCCTGGACCTGTCCGCGCCGGGCCTGCCCGTCCACACGGTGCAGGCCGTCTGTCCCGGCACCCGCTCACGGATCAGGAGGGCGATGCCCCGATGACACACCCCACCGCGCGCCAGCCCGCGCCCCTGCCGCCCACCGAAGACCCCGCGGACCACTTCGACGCCTTCCACGCCGCGCGGGCCCGCACCGATCTCGTCGCCCGCCTGTACGAGGCGGCGATGGGCGAGGACTACCCGCACGAAGTCAACGCCTCCACCTCGTGTGACTGGCCCCTGCTCGGGCTGATGACGACCCGGCTGCGGATGCGTCCCGGGCAGAGGCTCGTGGACGCGGGATGCGGCACCGGCGGGATCGGGCTGTGGCTGGCCCGCGCCCTGAACGCCCGCCTGGAGGGCATCGACATCTCACCCGTCGCCCTCGCCCGCGCGACCAGGCGCCGCAGCCGGTTCGTGCCCGCCGACCGCGCCGCCTTCCACGTCGCCTCAATCGACGCAACCGGCCTGCCCGACCGTCACGCCCACGGCATCATCTGCATCGACGCCCTCAGCTTCACCCAGGACCGCGGCAAGGCGGTCCGCGAGCTGGGCCGCATCCTCGCGCCCGGCGGCCGCCTCACCCTCACCCGGTCCCTGCGCCCGGGCGCCGAACCCGCCTGGGAGGAGCAGGCCCATGCGGCCGGCCTCACCGTGGAGCACATCGACGAACGCCCCGGCGAACCGGCCATGTGGGAGCGGCTCTACCGGCTGTGGCTCGCGCACGCCGACGACCTGCACCGCGAACTCGGCGACCAGGCGCGGTTCATGCTCCACGAGGCGCGCCGGATGCTGCCCGCCCTGAACGGCCGCCGCGCGGTACTGCTGACCCTGCGACGCCCCCCGACGCCACACGCAGAGGACGAGGAGGCCGATAGGATGCCCGAGCCCGGCCGCCGCGCGGAGGGCACTGTGACCAGCGAGAGGACCCCGCAGTGAGCCAGCGCAAGCACAGCCGCGCGGCGGTGTTCTCGGCCGGGTCCTGGGGCACGGCCGTCGCCAAAATCATGGCGGACGCCGGCAGCCGGGTCACCGTACACGCCCGCCGCCCCGAGATCGCCGACGCGATCAACATCCGGCACCGCAACCCGGCCTACTTCCCCGAGACCGAGCTTCCCGCTCTGCTCACGGCCACGACCGAGCCGGCGGCCGCCCTGGACGGCGCGGACTTCCTGGTCCTGTCCATTCCCGCGCAGGCTCTGCGCGAGAACCTGACCGCGTGGGCGCCGCTCATCGCAGCGGACACCGTGGTCGTGTCGCTGATGAAGGGCATCGAGACCGCAAGCGGCAAGCGCGCCAGTCAGATCATCGCCGAGGTGACCGGCATCGGCGCGGAGCGGATCGCGGTGCTGTCCGGGCCGAACCTGGCGGGCGAGATCATGCAGGGCCAGCCAGCGGCCGCCACGGTGGCCTGCCCGGACGACAGCGTCGCCCGACGCGTCCAGACGGCCTGTCTCACCCCGTACTTCCGGCCCTACACCAGCACCGACGTCGTCGGCTGCGAGATGGGCGGCGCGGTCAAGAACGTCATCGCGCTCGCCGTGGGCATCGCGGCCGGCATGGGTATGGGCCACAACGCCACCGCCATGCTCATCACCCGCGGACTGGCGGAGACCACCCGCCTGGCCGTGGCCATGGGCGCCAGCCCGGTCACCCTCGCGGGACTGGCCGGACTCGGCGACCTCGTGGCCACGTGTTCCTCACCGCGTTCACGCAACCGCACCTTCGGCACCCACCTGGGCCAGGGCATGAGCGTCGAGGAGGCCACAGCCGCCACCCGGCAGACCACCGAAGGCGTCAAGTCCGCAGGGGCCGTCCTCGAACTCGCCCGCGCCCACGGCGTCGAGATGCCGATCACGGACATCGTCTCTGCACTCCTGCACGAGAAGGTCACGCTCGATGAGGCCGCCGCCGCACTCATGCAGCGGCCCCCCAAGCCCGAGCACTGACCCCCGGGCGCCCCTCGCGCAGCGCCCCTCACCACGTCACCCTCCCCATCACGGAGGCCCCTTTCCCATGCACGCCACACCTGTGCCGTCCGCTGTCCAACTCGCCGTCACCGCCGCCCTCGTGGGCTGGATGCTCACCGGGTTCACCCACCTGCCCGGCAGGTGGCTGCGCTGGAAAATGTTCTGCCGCGCCCGCTTCACGATCATCACCCTCGACGGCACCAAGAACGGCCACACCGAACCGGTGAACCCCTACCGCTACCTCTCCCCAGGCAGCTTCCTCCTCAGCCCCGAACGGCTCCAGACGATCATCACCCACCTGACCCGCCCCGGCGGGTACGACCGGATCGACGGCCGCGGACGAGTCCTCTCCACGCAGGGCGAGCAGCCGATCGAGGTGATTGACAGTGTGGTTCGTTGACGCCCTCGCCTCCGGGTTCCAGCACCCCACCGATCCCGGACGGCTCCACCTGTTCCGCATCCTCTACGGCACCGTCTGCACCCTGCGGTTCGCCCTCTCCTTCGGCCAGGGCGGATGGGACCGGTTCGCCCCCGGCTCACTCAGCACCCACACCGCCGAGCAGCGCTACGGCCCCGCACGGGCCCGGTGCCTGAGCGGCGCCTACCGGCCCGTGCTGATCGCCCGCACGATGGCGGCCGCCGCCTTCGCGGCGGGTCTGGCGCCCCGGGCGGCGCTCGTGATGGTCCTGGCCGGTGCCGCGATGGAGCTGTGCTACCTCAAGAGCCCCAACGCCGTGCGCTACACCCTGCTCACCGGCGGCTGCCTCCTCGTCGCCGGCGACCTCGGCCGCGGACCGGCGATCGAGCACGGCTCCAGCACGGCCAACACCTGGGCACTGTGTCTCCTCGTGCTGATCACCACCGACGTCTACTGGAACAGCGCCTGGCACAAACTCCGCTCACCACAGTTCCGCACCGGCCTGTACCTGGCTCAATGGGTCCACACCTACACTCAAGTCAAGGACCGGCTTCCCTACCGGGGCCAGCACGCCATCCCCGGCCCCGTCCGCCGCCACATGGGCAACCTCAACAGTCGTGACGTCCGGCTGTGGCGTCTGGTCGCCGCGACCGTCATCACCGCGGAGATCGCCCTGCCACCCGCCCTGCTCATCGAACAGACCACGCCCTACGCCATCACCGCCGGCATCACCATGCACGCCGCCTTCACCTGCCTCAAGCCCCGCCAACTCATCACCTTCTCCAGCCTCACCGCCGGCACCTACACAGCCTTCGCCCCCTGATCTCTCGCCGACAGGACGCAGTCGCGCCCCGCCAGACCCCTCACGGGAAACCGGCGGGGCACCACTGCATCCGGGCCCCAGCCGGCTTCGGCCGCTCATAGACAGCCCCGCCCTTAAGACGGGTGGTACGCGCTCACCAGCAGGGTGTCGGCGGTGCGAGGCCCGCCGGTGGCGGCGGGCAGCACGTCAACAGTGATGTCGGTAAATCCGGCCTCGTCGAGCAGCTTGGTCCACACGTGCTCCTGGAGGACCCAGCGGCGCATTGTGGTGGTTCGGCC belongs to Streptomyces graminofaciens and includes:
- a CDS encoding IS5 family transposase (programmed frameshift) — translated: MVSDELWSLIEPLLPEPGPKLVAGRPRVPDRQALCGILFVLHTGIQWEYLPQELGFGSGMTCWRRLAAWNEAGVWEKLHLVLLKKLRSAKQLDWSRAVIDSSHVRAAPTGPKSGPSPVDRARPGSKHHVLVDGQGIPLAVSLTGGNRNDVTQLIPLLDKIPPVAGAVGRPRRRPDMLFADRGYDHDKYRRLLRKRGIRPAIAERGQPHGSGLGIFRWVVERTISWLHGFRRLRIRWERRDDIHEAFLGLATCLITHRHVQRLC
- a CDS encoding GntR family transcriptional regulator: MSSIPQAPTSEPARCLATDEVITDALRGRILHGAYAITRPLPDTARLAAEFGLPKEVIATALRALANEGTVCDVPGQGMFVARLPRLESAEAAAERVETILRTRLEHGVYPVSTWFPAQARLLDEFGVTLYVLLNVIAKLVDGGLLSTVTSRGRIVLDPQGPRPRPKDTRRPPRRSRSGTSAARSKRARIPCTHRFRRGRASGRSTG
- a CDS encoding ATP-binding protein: MALKPLVSHLEEEPVDEYDDAAAEVARNWSEPQPVSGTEPGTGGSTAPLVPYLGVTWTLDGRDPRTPAEARHRVAEGCRLWRVPMLVADDLTLIVSELATNAVTHTKSSEIEVSLYLTGEQVCVVVTDQSAYRTLSARQAGADAEGGRGLVLVEALATRWESFPTACGTAVRAHIALPPEHRTAPHTPEDTFDARR
- a CDS encoding TfuA-like protein — encoded protein: MIHVFAGPTLSRPEPLLTAPQVRSRPPVRHGDLFPESVPDGDTAVIIDGLYHQAPALRHKEIIAAMARGVRVIGAASIGALRAAELAPYGMRGIGTIYRGYAVGALCGDDEVAVGQAPDGQEESLTWPLVNLRYILKTATARGIVGPEQADVLLEALREVYYPQRTRAAVRAVSRTCGEEQFDRWLTERRRRNPHFGDLKRAEALSAVRAALRSPHRGAPAEEPPVWRTVHFQRWSNTFARSRVDGLDLATEDRLIYQQAFAPEFTRTWTAYLEHRSLRPQHGPGLPLGARLQQVTGQGGSLAAHQVFHPAIDLRDEETVALLLAEETPEDRQAVARYAEALNRVRRSVAGFSTAAVCDDLTGRTLRQIWRCPAGDFDTVASARGLVSGARAVEAAKRLMPGFMDERTEAAR
- a CDS encoding YcaO-like family protein, yielding MAVLPGTLRARGPEETWQALAPYLPGFGITRVARLTGLDCIGVPVWTAIRPASLTLTTSQGKGLTDGLARLSAVMEAIELWHVEQPLPIAAAGPAAEVAPDCPVADLPLTVPHSADVLARIAWEWTPGTHLISGEPAVVPVDLVRRRAQRPEWAPDLLRATSTGLACGSTRDEALLHALYEVVERDVLYRDGWSGGRNRILIAPHTVTDPDAREVINRLLDAGMGLEFFLVDGPYGLPVCVAYLWSEDHPQVFAGGGCHARPGIAATRALTEAAQSRAAVIAGTRDDLPSDSPDFGSLPHRPATARSAMPWPQATAHFPSPLGGFTGHIGEVAERIEIVTGHDPVVLDLSAPGLPVHTVQAVCPGTRSRIRRAMPR
- a CDS encoding class I SAM-dependent methyltransferase gives rise to the protein MTHPTARQPAPLPPTEDPADHFDAFHAARARTDLVARLYEAAMGEDYPHEVNASTSCDWPLLGLMTTRLRMRPGQRLVDAGCGTGGIGLWLARALNARLEGIDISPVALARATRRRSRFVPADRAAFHVASIDATGLPDRHAHGIICIDALSFTQDRGKAVRELGRILAPGGRLTLTRSLRPGAEPAWEEQAHAAGLTVEHIDERPGEPAMWERLYRLWLAHADDLHRELGDQARFMLHEARRMLPALNGRRAVLLTLRRPPTPHAEDEEADRMPEPGRRAEGTVTSERTPQ
- a CDS encoding NAD(P)H-dependent glycerol-3-phosphate dehydrogenase encodes the protein MSQRKHSRAAVFSAGSWGTAVAKIMADAGSRVTVHARRPEIADAINIRHRNPAYFPETELPALLTATTEPAAALDGADFLVLSIPAQALRENLTAWAPLIAADTVVVSLMKGIETASGKRASQIIAEVTGIGAERIAVLSGPNLAGEIMQGQPAAATVACPDDSVARRVQTACLTPYFRPYTSTDVVGCEMGGAVKNVIALAVGIAAGMGMGHNATAMLITRGLAETTRLAVAMGASPVTLAGLAGLGDLVATCSSPRSRNRTFGTHLGQGMSVEEATAATRQTTEGVKSAGAVLELARAHGVEMPITDIVSALLHEKVTLDEAAAALMQRPPKPEH